A stretch of DNA from Flavobacteriaceae bacterium MAR_2009_75:
CTAGCTTTTGCACACTCTTCCAGAGAGTTTCGTAAGAACTATTGTTTTGTGCATGGGCCATCTGTGAGTAGAGAAATAGGGTTAATATCAGTGATAGTTGCTTCATAAGAATAAAATTACAGGATAAAACTGCTCAAAATCGATGCCAATCAAAATATAAAATGAGCAAACGCGGCGATTTGGTTAGGGAACATAAAGTTCGGTTTATGGCAACCGTAATTGTAACGAAGGTCGAAAGAGTCAAGAATAGAGTTTTTTAAACACTTGACGCCATTTGCAAGCACTTACTTTTGAATAGAATTTTAACCCCCGTAAAAATGGATAATCACTTTTTAAGCACTTGGTCTTCTTCATTAAAGTCAACTTTTGTACTGCTATTTCTTCTTATCGCCCTACTGATTCTAGCGTCTTAGACTTACAGACTTTTCAATAGTCCACCATCTATTGGTATTTGTGTCCCGGTGATATATGCGGCATTATCTGAGGCTAGGAAAGCTACCAGGTATCCATATTCTTTAGGATCTCCGATTCTTTTTACCGGTACTTTTGACTCCATATCAGCCCTTACTTCGCTTTTTTCAATTCCCAGTTGTTCCGCCTTTTTGGTATTCAATTGTTCAATACGTTCAGTATCAAAATAACCCGTGAGTACACTGTTCACGGTAATTTTGTCTTGACCTACATCTGTAGATAAAGATTTGGCCCAAGTGACTACCGCCGCGCGTATTGTATTCGATAGCGCTAAATAAGATAGCGGTTCTTTTACCGAGACCGATGCCACGTTTATGATTCTTCCCCACCTGTTTTCTCTCATGTTTTTAAGCGCGAGTTCAGTGGTGAAGACCACTGTTTTAAAGAGCAACTCAAAGGCTTCTTGATAATCGGCTGTCCGCTTTTCCAGCGCATTTCCTGCTGATGGGCCTTGCGTATTATTTACAAGAATGTCTACGGAATTGCTTTTGAAGAATTTAGAGATGACGGACTTATATCCTTCAAAATCAGAAAAATCAACCACTAGGTACTGATGCTCTTGATCTTTATCGGTCGGTAAATCGGAAACGATTTGGCGAAGTTTATCCTCACTTCGTGACATTAAGGTTACGCTAGCCCCGCTTTCTGCGAGCTGTTGGGCTATCGCTTTTCCGATTCCACCACTACTTCCGCCTACTAAGGCTTTTTTATTCTTTAAAGAAATATTCATATCGATGTTGAATTTGGTATAAATGCTATAGGTACTCTTCGCGCACCGGACAAAAGATGTCCATCAATCTACAATCGGTCAAAGCTTTTCCGCTATGTATTGAATAACTGGGAATTACTACGATATCGTTTGGTACATAGGTTTTTGTTTCTCCATCTAAGGTAAATTCAAAACTGCCCTCTAAAACTTGCATGACCTGTTCGTGCATATGCGAATGCTCGGGCACTTCCGCACCTTTTTTGACCGTCCAATAGGCAATTGACATTTTGTTGCCATGAACCATTTTCGCATGATAACCTGGAATCAGTTCTTTAGAAGGTATGGTAGAGAGGTTCAACTGCATTTCAATTTATTTTGTAGAACTAAGATAAGTGAATAGACTACAAAAGAAAAAGCCCTGAAGGTTTTAAACCTTCAGGGCCTTGAAAAAACCACTATACTACTTACTATTCCCACTTTACGACCACAAGTTCACAACGACGGTTCCACTCATGATCTTCTTCAGAACAGCTGTCAACTGTTTCACATTTCACAATAGGCTGTGATTCGCCATACCCTTTGGCAATTACATTACTCTTGTTAATACCGTTTTTAACCAAATATTCTTTGGCCGCATCAGCTCTTTTTTGAGATAGCTCTTTGTTGTAGGCGCTATTGCCCCTAATATCGGTATGTGTGCCGATTTCGATGACCATGCCGGGGTTATTCTTCATGATTTTGACTAACTTATCTAGACGTTGTCTAGCTTCTCTGCGCACGTACCATAGACTGTAATCAAAATGAATTTCACCTATTTCGACTATTGTACGGTTCTCTTTTTTGATAATTGCCTCTTCTTTAGCAATTACTTGTTCAATCTCTTTCTCGCGCTTTTTCTTCTTTTGTTCTTGGGCTAGAGCCTGCTTTTTAATGCTTTCCTTTTCCTTTTTGATGCGCTCTTTCTCTGCCTTTAATTCTTGTTCTTTTTTACGCTGGGCCAAGGCGATGGCTTTTTCTTCGGCCGCTTTACGCTCTTTTTGTAGCGCTAGGGCTTTCTGTTCTTCTATCACTTTTTGGGATAGAAGCTCTAGGGAAGCATCTTTGGTTGCCTTACGAACTCCATCGGTTATAACAGTTTTTAGACCATTTTCATATCCCTCTTTTTGTGCCGTAACTTGGTATGAAGAATTACAATCTACCCTAAATTTGAATGAACCATCTTGACCTGTGATGAGCTTTTCTATTGCTGCTCCTTCAAGTTGTACCATTTCAACGCTCGCGCCTATAAGTGGCTTTCTAGTCGTCTTGTCGGTTATCGTACCGGCAATATATTGTAGGCAATCTTCAATGATCAGGGGTCTAGTTTCCGTGAAAGAATAAATGTCATCACTACCTTTTCGTCCAGGGCGATTCGAGGCAAAGAATCCTGTTTTGGAATTTTTTTCCATTGAGACCGAAAAATCATCATATCCACTGTTCATCGGTAAGCCGAGGTTGTCTGGTTTTGAGAAATCTCCTTTATCATTTCTAGAAATAAAGATATCTAGTAGCCCAAACCCAGGATGCCCGTTCGATGAGAAATAAAGATTTCCATCTCCGTCAATAAACGGAAACTGTTCTTTTTTGTCGGTATTGATTTTAGCGCCTAAGTTTACCGGGCTGCTGAAAAACCCATCTTTTTGAATGGAAACGTAGTAGAGGTCGAATCCTCCATAGCCACCTGCTCTGTCCGAGGCAAAATAGAGTTTTGTCTCATCAGGGCTCAATGCGGGGTGTTCAGTAGAAAAGTTGTGACCATTAAAGGGTAATTCCGTAATGTTTTGCCACTCTTTATCTATCCATTCTGCTTTAAAAAGTTTAAGATTGCTGATTTTATCGTCAGTTTTCTTTTTACTATTTCTGGTAAAATAAATGGTGCTTCGGTCTTTAGTGATGGCAAAAGTACCTTCGTGTAAGTTGGTATTGATGTTTTTTGAAAACGACGTACTCAACGAGTCACCTACTTGAAGTTTTTCTTTCGGATGGGAATAAAAATCAAGATAGTTTTGATTGTTCCAACGGTACAATTTACCTAACGCCTTAGCTTCTTTTTTTGAAGCACTGTAGACTAATACGGAATCGACGATAGCTGCACCAAATTCTGAGGTACTTGTATTTAGTGCTAAATTCTCAATATCAAACCGCTCGCCGATAGCTTTTATATTTTCAAGGTAAGTACGGCCTGCTTTAACTTGCTCGGTTCTGTCGGAAAGGTCTTGATCGGTATAATAATCGATTAAAACCTGGTGCGCCTTTTCATATTCACCGATAGCCTTTAAAGATTGATTGAGCTTAAAATAAAAGTTCTCGTCAATGTTTTCGCCGTAGTTCGAGACTAAGTAGGCATACCATCGAGCAGCTGCTTTCATGTTAAAGGTGTGGTAATAACTATCAGCTAAATTTTTAAGAAGCTTAGAGCTCTTGTTTCTGGGCAGTAATTCTTCGTATAGCGGAATAGCATCGCTATAATAGGCCCTACTGAAATATAAGTCTGCACGTTCTAGGTCGTCTTGTGCTTTTATCGAAGCAATTGACCCCAAAGCGAATAGTATGAACAATAGTTTTTTCATATTAATAAAATCTTGGGGATTTATCGTAACCTTTACCCAAACCAAGTAGGTCAAGGTCGAAGAGCACAAATATTTCATGTGAACCGGAACTGTAGTCGCTCAAGTTTGATAAGGTGTAATCATACGCATACCCTATTCTTAGTGCTGGTAAAACAGCAATATTGAACATGGCGCTAACCGAATCTTCGAGACGATAAGAAAGTCCACCTTCAATTCGGTTATAGAAAAGAGCGTTCATAGAAAGGTCGACGGTCAAGGGTGCCCCTTCTACCATTTTTGCTAGAAGTGAGGGCTTTAGTTTAATGTCTTGATTGAGCTCGTACACATAGCCTGTGGTCAGAAAAAAATGTATTTTCTCAGAACCAATTCGATTGATACCGTCTCTGTTCTCTAAATGTTTAGAGGTGAGTAGGTTTGGGGCCGATATGCCGGCGTAAAAATGGTTGCGATGGTAAAATGCGCCCACACCAATATTTGGAAAAGTGTTGTTCAGATTTTCGTTGAAAGCCTCGTCATCTTGAAATTCTGGTAGCACAAAACCGTTGAAATTGGTTTCAAACGTGGTGAATCCTCCTTTGAGTCCCAGAGAAAAATTGCTTTTTTCATCTAACTTCAAGATATAGGCGAAATCAGCATAGATGTTATTTTCTTTCAATGCACCATCACCTATTTTATCAGAAACAAGTGATAGGCCCATTTCAATGGACGGGCTCATAGGGGCATGGGCGTAGAACGTTAAGGTTTCTGGGGCGCCAACCGTATTTTTCCATTGAGAGCGATAGAGTGCGCCAAAATTCAGTCTACCAACGTCGTTAGTAGTGTAGGCGGGGTTGATTACGCTCATGTTGTACATGTACTGCGTATACTGCGGATCTTGTTGCGCTAACAGCATTGACTGCCCGAATAACAGTATCCATATGATGATGTAGAGATGCTTCACTTTTTCGTTTTATACGTTAGTTGGTGGGTTAACGGTTGAGGTATAGTCGACCTTGAATTGGTTCGTGCCCGTCTTTGTTATAGTCTATTACATAGAAATAAACGCCATTAGGAGCCACTTGCCCACTATCGGAACCGTTCCAAGCAGGTTTAGATTGATTGCCTTTGAATAAAGTGGCGCCATATCTGTTCAGAATTTCTAGGGTATATTCCGGAAATATGATTTCAATGTTAGGCACGAAGAAAGTATCGTTTCTTCCGTCGCCATTGGGTGAAAATCCATCAGGTATGAAAAAACCGTAATCTTCTGGGTCACAGTTTGTCAAATCGACGGTAACCGCCATGCGCTCGGTATTCATGCAACCTGTGTCTGGATTAAAACTTACCGCATAGTAGGTCGTCTGGGTTTGAAGTAAAGTTTCATCGCCTAAAGGGCTTCCCTCTTCAGGGGTGTCGTACCATAAAACCTCGAAAGGGTTGTTGCTTTCTACTTGCCGTAGGTCATAAATGGTGGGGTTGTCCAGTCCACAAAGTGCCAAATTTGAAAATTCCAACGATACTGGTTCCAGCCCGTAAACCGTAGGTATTATTTCTATTCTTTCAGAGCTAGAACATTGGTCGGTACCTTCAGAGGCCGCAAAATAGCTGACATTGTCAACTATTAAAGTTGTTGGGTCTAACGGACTTCCACCGGTAGCTGTTTCGAACCAGATGATATTATTTCCGTTTGCATTGACATGGATATCTAAACTCTGAACATTCGGTTCTTCAGATGCACAGAACGTAGGGTTGGTGTTCAGGGCCGTTGGTGCTTCCGGGTTTGATAATGTTACCGTTACCTGTATTCTATCTGAACCTTCACAATTGTTATTGGGGTCGATATTAGAAATGAAGTAGTCTTCTCCATCGACAAGTATGGCATCCATAGAGAGAATATCCATATCCGTAGCAGTAGCATAGAAAAGTATTTCACCATTGGCGGTAACATTGATATCAGCAAGACTTGGTTCGTTTTCAGTGAATAGACTTAAACAAAAAGTCTGATTTGTTTCCGCTACCGGAAGTGCCGGAACGCCCTCGATGGCAAAGTTTTCACTTTCCTCAAAATCAAATATAGTTCTACACAGGGTTGTGTCGTCTTGTGAGCTTCTTACGCTTACTGTATAGTTGCCAGGGTCAAGTGAGGCTACGTCAAGGTCATACGATGCTGTACCACCGGTGAAATTGATAGTGTTTTCTAAAACGACCTGCCCTGAACTTTGGCTAATAACATCGTAGGTAATGTCGTAATCGCCATCATCTAAACTAGGGGCGTTGACCAAAACATCTATTTGGGTGGCATTGCACGAATTGTTCACTACCAGATTGAGGTCAATGGATTCAGGAGGAGGTATAATACTAAAACTCGTTGTTATTTCACAGCCCAGTTCAAAACCACTGTCGACATCGAAACTAATATCATAAGTTCCACTCTCGGTAGCTTGATCACTAGGTATGTTAAAAGATCCAGTGCCCGAACTAAAAGCCACTGAACTTGCTAAGAATGTGGTTTCGTCGCCATCAGATGCTGTCAATGTATAATTTACATCATAGTTGCCGTTTGCTTGGTTTAATGATGCATCGAAGATATTGTTCAGCGAAACAGGAATTTCTAAGTTAAGACAAGTGTCGGAAACGGATGCATTTGGGTCGGTAACAATGAATGAAACAGGAGGCACTTGAATATTGGGGCAGACCCCTTCACCCATAGAGGTGATTTCCAAGGTGGTATCTTCATTCAAGACCACATTACTTGCATCTATGGTAAATGAACCCGTTCTATCATTGTTCAAGTTGATAGAAGTTGTGCCCCCACTGATTCCGCTTGCCGATGTAAGCGTATAGCTACCTTCATAAGTACCCATATTAATCAAGGTGTCGTCATAATCGATAATCTCAATAGTGTAGTTGGTGGGGCCTGCACAGAAATTATCAGCTTGCATGGTTCCTCGTAATGTCGGTAGAATAATGATGTCGACCGAAGTACGATGAATGGTACAGACCGCATGTGAGGGATAAACAGTATAAGTAAATGAGAAAGTTCCTGAAATATTATTGTCTCTTATGGCCTGAATATCGATAGTATGGTCGGTCAGGTCATCTAATTGATTTGTAGAAGCCTCTTCAGACCATGTTCCGTTTTCGTCTTCATCTTCAAGTAAACTATCTAAATCAAAATTGGTCAAACCTGAAAGGTCGTCGGTGGTACAAACGGTAAGGCTTGAACCGATTCCTGAATTTGCGGGGCGTTGTACTTCTAATATTAAGCGTACTTGCCGACTCGCGCAGGTGCCTACAGCCAGTACGGTATGGGTAAATTCGTAAATTCCGGTACCCGCTTCTTGAGCATTAAAGAAATTGTTTTCGAGGTAAGGTGCCGCAGATGGGGTAACTGCATCCCAAATACCATTAAAATCTTGAAATTTTCCTTCGGTTTCATCTCCAATATAGGCATGAAGGTTAACCGATGGGTCGTCTCCACAGGCATCGGCCGTACCATCTATATTGTCTTCGCCCGGGTAACCGCCCAGACTAACGGTTACAGTGGCCGAATCGCCGCAGTTATCATTAGTATAGGTGAATTCATGCAAGCCTGAATTTTTTACCTCCCAAAGATTGACAATTCCTGTATCGCGATCTAAGGCAAAAAAATTGGCCGGATCATTGGTAGACCACACACCATCAGGTAGGGGGGTGCTATTCAATTGCGCAAAAAGGTCAAAGGTTTTGTTCGCGTCATCCGCATCTTTATTACAAATAGTAACCATGCCGTTTGACCCCGCGCATTGCGAGAAAGCTTGATTTGATAGAATAAATATGATGAGAAAAAGAAGCCATTTAAAGCAATGGCTCATGAGATTCGGGTATGTCATGCTTGGTTATTTGTAGTCCGATTGCCCCAGACTCGATAAAACAAATGTAATTTGGCCTATGACTAAGCACGAATAAATGTTGTCAATGAAGAGTTTTGAAGGGTGAATCTTACGAAATGAGTAGACAGCAAACTTAAAAACCATGCATTTCATCGATTTTTTAAGATAGAAACCCAACCCTTTCTCTAAACATCAACCCTTTATTTGGTCCGTTTTTCCGATTATCTATCTCTATATTTGTCGAAAATACATACTACATGCAAATTCATTTCATAGCTATCGGCGGAAGTGCCATGCACAATTTAGCCCTAGCTTTAGAACATAAAGGTTATTCCATTTCTGGAAGTGATGACGTGATTTTTGAACCCTCAAAAAGCCGTTTGGCCGAAAAGGGGTTGTTGCCAGATAGCTTCGGATGGTTTCCTGAGAAAATTCACGAAGGTCTCGATGCGGTAATTTTGGGAATGCATGCCAAACCTGATAACCCAGAGTTGTTAAGAGCCCAAGAGTTAGGCTTAACGATTTATTCATACCCTGAATTTCTTTACGAACAATCTAAACACAAAACAAGGGTAGTTATTGGTGGAAGTCATGGAAAAACTTCGATTACTTCGATGATTTTACATGTGCTGAACTATCATGATATTCAAGTTGATTATATGGTAGGGGCACAACTTGACGGATTTGAACGAATGGTTCACCTTACCGAAGAAAATGATTTTATAGTGCTCGAGGGTGATGAATATTTGTCTTCACCTATAGACAGAAGACCCAAATTTCATCTATACCGACCTAATATTGCCTTGTTGAGCGGAATCGCTTGGGATCACATTAATGTATTCCCTACTTTCGAGAACTATGTTGAGCAGTTTCAAATTTTCGTCGATAGCATCGTAAAGGGTGGAAGCATCACCTATAATGAAGAAGATGTTGGGGTGAAAAAGGTGGTCGAGGCGTCAGAAAATGCAATTCGAAAATTACCGTATACCACACCCGAATATAGTGTAGAAGATGGTCAGACCTTATTGGAAACCTCGGAAGGCCCTATGCCTATTGAGGTCTTTGGTAAGCACAACCTAAGTAATTTAGCAGGTGCCAAATGGATTTGCCAGAATATGGGCGTCGATGAAGATGATTTTTATGGGGCAATTGCCACTTTTAAAGGGGCTTCAAAACGATTGGAGAAAATCGCAGAGAGCAAATCAAGTGTTGCTTACAAAGATTTTGCCCATTCCCCAAGCAAGGTGTCGGCTACCACGAGGGCAGTTAAAGAACAGTGCCCCGATAGAAAGCTGATTGCCTGTCTTGAACTTCACACTTATAGTAGTTTTAACCCCGAATTTCTCAAGGAATATCAAAATGCTCTAGATGCCGCTGATGAAGCTGTAGTTTTCTACTTACCTGAGTCGGTAGCCATAAAAAAATTGGCGCCCGTTTCACCAGAGCAGATATCGCAAGCGTTCAAAAGAGAAGACCTTCGAATTTTTACGAAGGCCGATGCTTTTCATAAGTATATTTTTGATCAAGAGTATAGTAACTCCGTATTACTTCTTATGAGTTCCGGTAATTATGGAGGGCTAGATTTAAAGGAGGTAAAATCTAAGATTGAAATTTAATGTCTTTTATCGGCTAGAGTTTTTTCATACGGGTCTCTATCATTTCTTATGATTTTGATGTAGATTGTTTTCACGTTTTTTAAAGGCCACTTTATTTGGTTGATTGTGTTCATTCGTTATTCGGCAATCAAAAACGTTAAAGTTTTTGTTCATTATCTTTATCAAATGCAGGAAAAGCAAACTTCATTCTCTATTAAGCATTGGTCTGACGACGATAAGCCCCGAGAAAAACTAGTACAAAAAGGAAGGTCTGTACTTTCGGATGCAGAGTTGGTCGCTATTCTAATCGGCTCTGGTAGCAGAAATGAAAGTGCAGTGGAATTGTCTAAACGCATCTTGGCATCCGTAGAAAATAACTTGAACGAGCTTGGTAAACTTTCGATCAAACAGCTAATGCAATTTAAGGGAATAGGAGAGGCCAAAGCGGTTACGATTGCCGCAGCCCTCGAAATTGGACGTAGAAGAAGGGGAGAAGAGGCAAGAAAAGTAGCTAAAATAGGAAGTAGTAAAGATGCCTATGAGCTTCTGCAGCCAATTATTGGCGAACTGGTGCATGAAGAGTTTTGGATTCTTTATTTGAACAATGCCAATAAGGTATTACACAGGGCTCAACTTAGTAAGGGCGGTCTTACCGGTACCCTAGTGGATGTTCGAATTGTTATGAAACAAGCTTTGGAATTAGGATCGGTAGCTATTATTCTTGCCCATAATCACCCATCGGGTACACTGAGACCTAGTGAGCAAGACCGCAAAATTACGCAGAAATTAAAACGCGGTGCAGAAGCACTAGACGTGAAAGTTTTAGATCATTTGATCATAACCCAAAATGATTATTTTAGTTTTGCTGATGAAGGTATACTCTAAAGTGCCGTTCTCGATACCTTTTTAAGATAGAATTTTAGATGTTATTAATCTACAGCCATAAAATTACACCGCGCCTCACCTATGTGATGAGGCATTTATTTACACGTATTTTGGGTATAGATATATCTTTTACTACCAAGGTCGAAGATTTTATTAAGCATACCGGGGCTAAGATCACATACACCAAACAGCCTCTTCAAAATGAGTTTTTTGTGCGAAGTAACGACCTGTTGTTCGAACAGGGTATCAACGATTTACAGATAACGGTTCGTAATTGGGAGGGGGTGCCCTGTTTCTTCAGTGCCGATGAACGAAGCAATGTTCCTTTCGATATATTCTCGGCAAGCTTTTATCTGTTGAGTCGTTATGAAGAATATTTGCCTCACATGAAAGATATTCACGGTAGGTTTTCACCAAAAGATAGTTTGGCCTATATGAATAGTTTTCTTCATTTGCCCGTAGTCGATATGTGGGCTTATAAACTTTTAGGCCTACTTCAAAAACGATTTCCTGAATTAGAGCGCAAGACCAGAGACTACCAGTTTACTTCTTTAATAGATGTAACTACTTCCCATAGTTATGCCCATCGAGGTTTTGTGCGAAGCTTAGCAGGTTTGTTCTATGATTTGGGCAGTTTCAAATTCAGGCGGGTAGCAGAACGTGTCAAAGTGTGGTTCTACCCTGAAAACGATCCTTACAATAATTTTGATTTTCTGGTCGATCAGCACAAGCAATTAAGTATTAGAAGTATTTTCTTTTTTCAGTTCGCCACCTATTCGACCTACGATAAGAATGTTTCGCCCAACCATAATAAATTCAGGCATCTCATAAAATCAATTTCAGATTACAGTACAATAGCTTTAGCTGGATCGTATAGTTCTTTTGAAGACAATGAGTTGCTCAAAAAGGAACGTAAGAATCTTGCCGGAGTCATCAACAGGTCGGTTGAAGCCTCTCGTATGCGTTATAATAGAATTCATATTCCGCAAACGTATAGAAACTTGATAGAGGCTGAGTTTACCGATGACTATACAATGGGCTACACTCATGAAATTGGTTTTCGGGCAGGCAGCTGTACACCGTTTTATTTTTATGATATCAATCTTGAAATTCAGCAACCTATAAGAATTCACCCCTTTGCGGTTCATGACTATGCTTTGGTCAATTTGAAAGAACAAGAAATGATTCTGGAAAAAGTGGGTGTCCTGCACACAGAGATAAAAAAAGTGAACGGACACTTTTTAACCGTCTTTTCAAATGAGTTATTGGGTGATACATCACATAAGGTCGATTGGAAGGAGTTGTACCTTAATATTTTAAAGCGTTTTAATGTTTAAGAATACCGTTACCGATATATTTTTCGATTTAG
This window harbors:
- a CDS encoding 3-oxoacyl-[acyl-carrier protein] reductase → MNISLKNKKALVGGSSGGIGKAIAQQLAESGASVTLMSRSEDKLRQIVSDLPTDKDQEHQYLVVDFSDFEGYKSVISKFFKSNSVDILVNNTQGPSAGNALEKRTADYQEAFELLFKTVVFTTELALKNMRENRWGRIINVASVSVKEPLSYLALSNTIRAAVVTWAKSLSTDVGQDKITVNSVLTGYFDTERIEQLNTKKAEQLGIEKSEVRADMESKVPVKRIGDPKEYGYLVAFLASDNAAYITGTQIPIDGGLLKSL
- a CDS encoding Cupin domain-containing protein, which gives rise to MQLNLSTIPSKELIPGYHAKMVHGNKMSIAYWTVKKGAEVPEHSHMHEQVMQVLEGSFEFTLDGETKTYVPNDIVVIPSYSIHSGKALTDCRLMDIFCPVREEYL
- a CDS encoding outer membrane protein OmpA-like peptidoglycan-associated protein; the encoded protein is MKKLLFILFALGSIASIKAQDDLERADLYFSRAYYSDAIPLYEELLPRNKSSKLLKNLADSYYHTFNMKAAARWYAYLVSNYGENIDENFYFKLNQSLKAIGEYEKAHQVLIDYYTDQDLSDRTEQVKAGRTYLENIKAIGERFDIENLALNTSTSEFGAAIVDSVLVYSASKKEAKALGKLYRWNNQNYLDFYSHPKEKLQVGDSLSTSFSKNINTNLHEGTFAITKDRSTIYFTRNSKKKTDDKISNLKLFKAEWIDKEWQNITELPFNGHNFSTEHPALSPDETKLYFASDRAGGYGGFDLYYVSIQKDGFFSSPVNLGAKINTDKKEQFPFIDGDGNLYFSSNGHPGFGLLDIFISRNDKGDFSKPDNLGLPMNSGYDDFSVSMEKNSKTGFFASNRPGRKGSDDIYSFTETRPLIIEDCLQYIAGTITDKTTRKPLIGASVEMVQLEGAAIEKLITGQDGSFKFRVDCNSSYQVTAQKEGYENGLKTVITDGVRKATKDASLELLSQKVIEEQKALALQKERKAAEEKAIALAQRKKEQELKAEKERIKKEKESIKKQALAQEQKKKKREKEIEQVIAKEEAIIKKENRTIVEIGEIHFDYSLWYVRREARQRLDKLVKIMKNNPGMVIEIGTHTDIRGNSAYNKELSQKRADAAKEYLVKNGINKSNVIAKGYGESQPIVKCETVDSCSEEDHEWNRRCELVVVKWE
- a CDS encoding type IX secretion system PorP/SprF family membrane protein, encoding MLLAQQDPQYTQYMYNMSVINPAYTTNDVGRLNFGALYRSQWKNTVGAPETLTFYAHAPMSPSIEMGLSLVSDKIGDGALKENNIYADFAYILKLDEKSNFSLGLKGGFTTFETNFNGFVLPEFQDDEAFNENLNNTFPNIGVGAFYHRNHFYAGISAPNLLTSKHLENRDGINRIGSEKIHFFLTTGYVYELNQDIKLKPSLLAKMVEGAPLTVDLSMNALFYNRIEGGLSYRLEDSVSAMFNIAVLPALRIGYAYDYTLSNLSDYSSGSHEIFVLFDLDLLGLGKGYDKSPRFY
- a CDS encoding gliding motility-associated-like protein, with the translated sequence MTYPNLMSHCFKWLLFLIIFILSNQAFSQCAGSNGMVTICNKDADDANKTFDLFAQLNSTPLPDGVWSTNDPANFFALDRDTGIVNLWEVKNSGLHEFTYTNDNCGDSATVTVSLGGYPGEDNIDGTADACGDDPSVNLHAYIGDETEGKFQDFNGIWDAVTPSAAPYLENNFFNAQEAGTGIYEFTHTVLAVGTCASRQVRLILEVQRPANSGIGSSLTVCTTDDLSGLTNFDLDSLLEDEDENGTWSEEASTNQLDDLTDHTIDIQAIRDNNISGTFSFTYTVYPSHAVCTIHRTSVDIIILPTLRGTMQADNFCAGPTNYTIEIIDYDDTLINMGTYEGSYTLTSASGISGGTTSINLNNDRTGSFTIDASNVVLNEDTTLEITSMGEGVCPNIQVPPVSFIVTDPNASVSDTCLNLEIPVSLNNIFDASLNQANGNYDVNYTLTASDGDETTFLASSVAFSSGTGSFNIPSDQATESGTYDISFDVDSGFELGCEITTSFSIIPPPESIDLNLVVNNSCNATQIDVLVNAPSLDDGDYDITYDVISQSSGQVVLENTINFTGGTASYDLDVASLDPGNYTVSVRSSQDDTTLCRTIFDFEESENFAIEGVPALPVAETNQTFCLSLFTENEPSLADINVTANGEILFYATATDMDILSMDAILVDGEDYFISNIDPNNNCEGSDRIQVTVTLSNPEAPTALNTNPTFCASEEPNVQSLDIHVNANGNNIIWFETATGGSPLDPTTLIVDNVSYFAASEGTDQCSSSERIEIIPTVYGLEPVSLEFSNLALCGLDNPTIYDLRQVESNNPFEVLWYDTPEEGSPLGDETLLQTQTTYYAVSFNPDTGCMNTERMAVTVDLTNCDPEDYGFFIPDGFSPNGDGRNDTFFVPNIEIIFPEYTLEILNRYGATLFKGNQSKPAWNGSDSGQVAPNGVYFYVIDYNKDGHEPIQGRLYLNR
- a CDS encoding UDP-N-acetylmuramate: L-alanyl-gamma-D-glutamyl-meso-diaminopimelate ligase is translated as MQIHFIAIGGSAMHNLALALEHKGYSISGSDDVIFEPSKSRLAEKGLLPDSFGWFPEKIHEGLDAVILGMHAKPDNPELLRAQELGLTIYSYPEFLYEQSKHKTRVVIGGSHGKTSITSMILHVLNYHDIQVDYMVGAQLDGFERMVHLTEENDFIVLEGDEYLSSPIDRRPKFHLYRPNIALLSGIAWDHINVFPTFENYVEQFQIFVDSIVKGGSITYNEEDVGVKKVVEASENAIRKLPYTTPEYSVEDGQTLLETSEGPMPIEVFGKHNLSNLAGAKWICQNMGVDEDDFYGAIATFKGASKRLEKIAESKSSVAYKDFAHSPSKVSATTRAVKEQCPDRKLIACLELHTYSSFNPEFLKEYQNALDAADEAVVFYLPESVAIKKLAPVSPEQISQAFKREDLRIFTKADAFHKYIFDQEYSNSVLLLMSSGNYGGLDLKEVKSKIEI
- a CDS encoding DNA repair protein RadC, whose protein sequence is MQEKQTSFSIKHWSDDDKPREKLVQKGRSVLSDAELVAILIGSGSRNESAVELSKRILASVENNLNELGKLSIKQLMQFKGIGEAKAVTIAAALEIGRRRRGEEARKVAKIGSSKDAYELLQPIIGELVHEEFWILYLNNANKVLHRAQLSKGGLTGTLVDVRIVMKQALELGSVAIILAHNHPSGTLRPSEQDRKITQKLKRGAEALDVKVLDHLIITQNDYFSFADEGIL